The Bacteroidota bacterium DNA segment GCTGCGCCGGTGAAATGTTGTTGATCGACGCATGGACAGTGATACGGCTGTTCTCCGGTCCGGTTACAACGATCGAAGAAGCATGTTCCCCGGCAGGCGCATTTTTCCAATCTACGCTGACCCAAAGGCGCTCCTGCGCTTCGACGGTCCCTTCGGATTTGTTGATCTTCAGCCAAGGGTCCCTTGTTTCGATTGAATAGCGGAAGGGAGTCCCCCCCCGGTTAAAGACCTCTATATAATAGGATTGTTGGTTGAACGAGTCGAAAGGAGGAAATGCCGCTTCGGTACCGCCATCGGGCATCGAAGCACTGCTTCCCTCAACCGCAACCCCCATCGAAGGGGCATCGCGCACGCCGATTCTCTTCACCTCGGGCATGGAATTCTTGTCCGGCTGCTGCCAGTACGTATATCCGATGTGGGTCTGATCCATCATGTGGTCCCACTTTCCCCCGGCCATCACTTTATTATAGTAGTACGAGATGGCGGAATCTTTTTCGAACAATGCCTGGGCTTCTTGTGCTAGCCCATTCGCCGCAGCACGCCCCTCTTTTGCATAGAGGCGATTTTTTGCGACGGTCACATAAAGTTCGTTTAGATTCGAGCATGCAAGAACCGGATGAAGAACGAGCTGGTAATAAGCATCTTTGTATTCCGAAGGAAGTGCGTCGCCGATATGCTGCGCCTTTTCGGCAATCGTATCGTATTCGGCAACGACGGTCTCGGCTTCCCTGTAATCGGTCAAGCTGTAGGTGTCGGGCGAAAGCAATTCCGGTTTCCGCCGGGCGTTATACTTCGTGTACGCCGCCAGAACCTCGGCGATGCCGGCTGAGTGTTCCTCGCCGAACTGTTGCGCTGCCCACCGCTTTGTATAGTCGGGAAGGCGTTGAGCCGGAATGGCATCGGGGTTCCAGGCATAATCCAGAAAAAACTGGATCGGATATTCCATTGGTTTGATGTCGCCGACATTGACGATCCAGATCTGCTTCACGCCGTAAGCGTACGCGAGATGCATCTGCTCCCACGTCCGCTCGATCTGATTCGTGTTCAGCCATTTATAGTTTCTCGGGCCGCCGACATAATCGAAATGATAATAGATTCCGTAACCACCTTTGCGGGGCGGGTCCCCCAGCGATGGGAGCTTTCGAATGTTCCCCCAATTGTCGTCGCAAAGGAGAAGCGTAACGTCGTCGGGGACGCGCATTCCCTTGTCATAATAATCCTGCACCTCTTTATAGAGCGCCCAGTCCTGCGGAACGGCGGCAGGGTCTTTACCGGTCACAGCGCCAATGATCTCGCGCTGGTCCTTGACGATCCTCTCAAGCAGCGCGATGTTCGCCCCTTGGGTCATCGGCATGTCGCCGTCTCCTCTCATACCGATCGTCACGACGCTCTCGTTCTCTCCCATCCTCCTGATCCCTTTTGTCCAGAAATCTTTGAGGACATTCTCATTTTTCTCGTAGTTCCACGGACCGCTTCCGTAGCGGTGCCACTCGGCCTGCGCACGCATCATCGGCTCGTGGTGAGACGTGCCGATGACCACGCCGTATTCGTCGGCCAAACGGGGGTTCAGCGTGTCGTCATCGGAAAAGGCGCTCCCCCACATCGCAGGCCAGAGATAGTTCCCTTTCAAGCGAAGGATCAACTCAAACACATGCACGTAAAATTTGCTGTTGAACCCCCCGAATTTTTCTGCAGCCCAGCCCGAGAGACACGGAGCCTCGTCATTGATGAAAATTCCCCGGTACTTCACCGCGGGCCCGCCGTCCAAATGGCGGCCGGGAAGGATGGTGAGATTTGATTCATGACGAACCGGAACATCCGCCCACCAGTACCATGGAGAAACGCCGATGCGAGCGGAGAGGTCGTAGATTCCATAGATCGTCCCGCGTTTATCGCTGCCGGCAATCACCAATGCCTGATCGACGCCCGGGAACGGTTTCTCGACCGTTTGAATTGAAAAAGCTTCCCATGCTCCCGCAATCTCTTTCACATCGACCTTCTTCAGCGAGATCAGAGAATCGATCCACCGGTCCTTTCCGATCGTTCCGGCAAACACTACTTCTTTAACGGAGGGAAGCGTATCCACAATGAATTGCGGGAGGGAGCCCGTAACCCGATCGATGTCGTTGACAAGGTCTTTTGCGGCGCGCAATACCCCGGGAAAATCCTTCGAAGAAACGATGACGGGTGAAAGAACTCCGGGCGATGCAAGAGGAAAACTTCCCGGGCTTTTTTCGTGCGCCACGTACGTTCCGCTTTCCGGATTCGGAGTGGATTGAGAGAGGCATGTTGCCGCGAGAGAGATGGTTGACGCAGCAAGAAAGAGCGACCGCAAGATGATCACGTTGATCTTCAAAAGCTTTCCGCGAAAATGTGAGCGGCTGATCGATGGAAATGAAAAAGGGAACTCTCTTTCAAGTTCCCCTGGGAAACCAAAGCAAGGCGTCGATCTGAAAACCGATGCGTTTACAACTTCTGACCAGCCTTCACAACGGCGTCAAACGCCGGTTTGGGGAGATAATTCCGGTCGAACAAAAGCGGATAATTGACGCGGCCGAAAGAATTCAGCCACGAGTTTCCGTCCGCAACTCCCCAAAACGTCACCCGGCCGACCACGTCCGCATGCCTGACGAACACCCGAAAAAGATCGCCGTACCGTTTCGCCAGCTCGACTTGAACGGAATCGGGGAGACCGGCGGCGAAGAGATTTTCGTTCACCGCATGGTAGTTGTTGGCTGAAACGTCGGCGCTTCTCCTCTGCTGTGTGGCGGGGACGACGTCGATATCCAGCTCGGTGATGTTCACCTTAATGCCGAGGGATGCGAACGCGTCAATGGCGGAATCGACCAAGGCCATCGAAGGCCAGTCCATTTTATAGTGCCCCTGCAGTCCGACCGCTGCGACATGTACTCCCGCGGCCTGCAGCTTCTTGATCAGGGCAACCGCGCCGTTCCGCTTCGGAGGATTCTCGAGCGAGTAGTCGTTGTAATACAATTCCGCGTTCGGGTCGGCGTCGTGCGCAAATTCAAACGCCTTGACCATGTACTCTTCGCCGATGATCTTCATCCACGGAGAGTCGCGGAGTGAACCATCTTCATTCAACGCTTCGTTGACAACGTCCCATCCTTTGATCCTGCCTTTGTAATGCCCGACGACGGTGCTGATATGATCGCGCATTCGTTCAAGCAGCAGTTCGCGGCTCGCCGGTTTTCCGGTGCTGTCCTGAAACACCCATCGCGGAGTCTGGCTGTGCCAGACGAGCGTGTGGCCGATGATGACCATGCCGTTCTTTTCGCCGAACTCGACATACCGGTCGGACGATGCGAATGCATACGTTCCGGGTTGAGGATGAACGTGTTCCCACTTCAGTACGTTTTCCGGAGTGATCGTATTGAATTGGGCGGCGGCGAGCGCGGCCCCTTTTTCATCTCTTCCCGAGAACTGCGCTTCATTCAATGCGGCGCCGACAAGAAAGCGGTTCTTAAATACGTCTTTAAGAAATGTCTGCGCCATGGCGTTGTTGCTTATGCCGAAGGCCAGAATGCCAACGAGTACGACGAGATTCTTTTTCATAGTGATCTTATTGGACTGCAAAGCTTTTCCTTCGTTCCGCCAGTTCGGTAGTGATCTGAATTTCAGCCTGCTTGTTGATGCTGTAAAAGAAGAGGCAGACGGCGCACAATCCGAATGTGATCGCCGGGAAGACGCTCATCGTCATGACGATGCCGTTCAAAGCGGACTCGCTCTGCTCGGCATTCGGAACATAACCGTAAAGCGACAGCACGAACCCGGTGATGGCGCCGCCGAACCCGAGACCTGCCTTCAGCGCGAAGACGATCGCTGAAAAGACGATGCCGGTCGCGCGCCGGTGATTCTTCCACTCGGAATAATCCGCAACGTCGGCCATCATTGCCCAGAGCAGCGGGATGGTAAACCCGTACACAAACTGCCGGGCCATTTCCATACCGAAGATCACGACTATCGCATTCGGCGGAAGGAAGACAAAGAGAAGCGTAAAGATCGTCGTTCCCAGCAGCCCGCCGATGAAAACATTCCTCTTGCCGAATCTTGTTGCCAGGCCTTTCGAGAAGAAAATGCCGATGATCGTCGAACATGTCCCGAGCACGTTGAACACGCTGAAAAGACTCGCGTAATTTTCGGCATGCATGTAATACCGGAAATAATAGAAGACGACGCTGCCGCGCATCGCGAGCGTGATAAAGAGAATGAGGGTCAGAACGAACATCGAGATCCACGGGCCGTTTCGTGTGAGGTCGCGGAAATGTTCCCTGACCGAGGCTTTCTGCGCGGGGTCGGGCTGGATGCGTTCTTTCGTGGTCGAGAATGTGATGAAGAAGAGAATGACGGCCAGCGTTGAGAAAATTCCCATCGTGTACTGATACCCCTTAGCGCCGTTCCCCTGGCCGAAGTAACCGACCATCGGAAGCGCGAGGCCTTGAATGATCAGCTGGGCGATCATTGCGAAGACGAATCGGTATGACGACAGGCTTGTCCGTTCTCCCAAATCCCCCGTCATCACTCCGCTCAAGGCCGAATAGGGCAAGTTGTTCGCAGAGTAGACCATCATCAAAGCGATGTACGTGACGTACGCGTAGATCAGCTTTCCGCCGGCGTCGAAATTCGGGGTTATGAAGGCGAGGAATCCCATGATGCCGAACGGCACAGCCGTCCAGAGGATCCACGGGCGAAATTTACCCCACTTTGTCTTGGTCCGGTCGGCAACGATTCCCATGACCGGGTCAAAGATCGCATCCCACACGCGCACGACCACCAGCAGCGTTCCGGCCGCGGCCGCGGTGATGCCGAACGTGTCGGTGTAGAAGGCGAGCTGAAACATCACCATCGTCTGGAAGATGAGGTTCGCGGCAGTGTCGCCCAAGGCGTAGCCGACTTTTTCTTTTATCGCAAGCTTTTCCGTAGTAGTCTGCAAGGGAGTTTGGAGGGTAAGTTTTAGGTTAGCAATCGTGGATTCACAATCCTACATGCGCACGGCGCCTTCTCGCTTTTCCGTATTCCGTCTTCTGAATTCTGTAATCCGGCTTCTTCTCTTAGACAACTCTCAGCACCACCTTCGTCACATCCTGGTCGCGCGAGGAATTTCCGACCATGACTTCAAAATCCCCCGCTTCGACGACCAGTTTTTTGGCGATGTTCGTAAAGGAGAGCTGTTCCGGAGCGATGGCAAAGGAGACGGTCTGTGATTCCCCCGGTTTCAGGCTGATCTTCTTGAATTCCTTCAGCTCTTTCACCGGACGGGTGACCGAGCCGACAACGTCGCGGATGTAGACCTGTACCACTTCATCCCCTCCTCGGCTTCCGGTATTCTTCACGTCGACGAGAACCCTGGTCGATTCATCGGCTTTGATGATCGGTTTTTCCAGCCGCACGTTGGTGAACTGGAACGTCGTGTAGCTCAGCCCATAGCCGAACGGATAGAGCGCCGAGATATCGTCGAAGAGGTATCCGCGGCGCGAAGAAGGTTTATGATTGTAATGACACGGGATGTGTCCTACCGATCGTGGAATCGAGATCGGCAGTTTCCCGCCGGGATTGACATCGCCGAAGAGAACGTCCGCAACGGCGATCCCCGTTTCCTGCCCCAAATACCAGCACTCGATAATCGCCGGGATCCTGGCCGCGACCTCGCTGATCGAGTTGGGCCGGCCGTTGAAGAGAAGGACCACGATCGGTTTGCCGGTTTCAACGATCGATGCGACGAGTTCATTCTGCATTCCGAAGAGATCGAGGTTTGCCCTGTCGCCGAGATGAACGTTGCTCCACGCTTCGCGCGAGGTCTGCTCGTTATCCCCGAGAACCAACACTACCGTGTCCGCTTTCTTTGCTGTTTGTACTGCTTCGGCGATAAGTTTCTTGTTCTCTTTCGGGTCGGGAAGCGTTACGACGTCCTCATCCCACGCACCGCCGACGGTGTTCTTGCATCCTTCGCTGTACAGGACAGTGACGTCACCGCCGACTTTCTCTTTGATCCCCTGGAGTACCGTGGTAAAATATTTCGGTTTGCCGCTGTAGCCGCCCAGCAGCTTTCTGTCGGCGTTCGGCCCGATGACGGCTATCGTACTTCCTTTTTTCTTCGTCAGGGGAAGCAGGCCGTTGTCGTTCTTCAGAAGCACCATCGTTTCGTGAGCGGCGCGAAGGGCGATCTTCCTGTTGTCTTCGATCCGGCGCTCGTGACGAACGGCATCGAGCGAAATGTACGGATCGTCGAACAATCCGATGAGGAACTTATACTTCAGCAGCGCCGCGACCAGCTCGTCGATCGCAGATTCCGCGATCATTCCGTCGCGCACCAGGCTGGTGAGGTTGGGATAACAATCCGGGTCGGGGAGTTCGATGTTGACCCCGGCATTGACCGCAAGAATTGCCGCTTCGATCTTGTTCGCCGCGACCGCATGGCTCACGCTATCGGCTTTTCCGTTCAGCTCGGTGATCGCGTAGTAATCCGAGACCACGAACCCCTCGAATCCCCATTCGCCTCTCAACACGTCGCGCAGCAGCCACCGATTGGCATGCGACGGAACGCCGTCGATCTCGTTGTACGACGCCATCACGCTCATAACGTTGGCCTTCCTGATCACTTCTTTGAAGGGGAAGAGGAAGGTATCGCGAAGAACACGTTCGGAAAAATTTCCCGGACCGCAATTGGAACCGGATTCAGGCTGGCCGTGAGCGGCGAAATGTTTCAGTGTTGCGATGAGATGTTTCTTATCGGAAAACGTTCCGTCCCCCTGGAATCCTTTCACCGCGGCGATGCCCATGCGTGAAATGAGGTACGGGTCCTCGCCGAACGTTTCTTCGACACGCCCCCAGCGCGGGTCGCGGGCCACGTCGACGACGGGCGTCAGGGCCTGGTGAGCTCCGCGCGACCGTGTCTCTTCTGCAACGGATGAATAGATTGTTTCGACAAGCTGTGGATTGAACGTCGACGCCAATCCGATCGGTTGAGGATAACTCGTCGCATCTTTCGCCGCCAGCCCGTGGAGACATTCCTCGTGAAAAATTACCGGGATACCAAGGCGCGTCTCTTCCACAAAAAATTTCTGAAGCTTGTTCGAAAGTTCCGCCATCGCGACGGCTTCCTGTCCGCCTCCGGTGTCGCTGATCCGCCCGATCTGGCCGATACCGTCCTTAAGATAGTGTCCCAATTTTTTCAGGTTGAGTTTTCCCGCTTCGTCGAAGAGGATCGTTTTCTTCTGCCCCCAGATGCAGATCATTTGCGCGATTTTTTCCTCGAGGGTCATGCGGCCAAGCAGGTCGGCAACGCGGTCGTCAACAGAGAGCTTGGGATTTTTGTAGTCTGGCAGGTCTAATTGGACGTCTGCGGCAGTGTGGGAAAGTTTTTCTATCATTGTAGGATTCCGTGCACTAGAACCACGTGCGGGCAAAACGAAATGGGATGTCGATCGGTCATTCATTTTCTTTGATACTGTGTCCGCGAACAACTCGCTTCCCCAGCGTTGCAGACAAATCACGCCGCATCAAAGACGCCGAATGTATCAAATAGATCTTTGCGTTTTCACGCCGGCTTAAAAATCGCCTCACCCCTCCGGCTGGAAACTCCGATTCATTATTCCTATTTAATGGGTTAAATTGCTATTGAACCGTTTCAATAGTAAACAACAACTATTAAAAAGGCAAGGGAAAAAAAGATAATTTGCACACTGTTCAGCAAAAAGATCCGCATTTGCAGGATGCGAAAATGTTCATTATATCGGGCTTTTTTGAAGATTCCGAGATTCACCAACCTTCAAGTTCTCCCCTCCCGTTTCAAATCATTCAAAGTGCTACCAATAGTGATGGACACTTTTTCGGATGCTGCGCTCGTAGATCGCTCGCACGGCGTCCATCGTTTGGCGGGAAAGAGGGGGCAGATCTGCAGAGGAAGCGTTTTGTTCTTCCTGATCCTTCCGTTTTGCTCCCGGGATTGCGCATGTCACAGCATCGAACATTAGGATCCAGCGAAGGGCAAATTGAGTGAGCGACATTCCGGCGGGGCAGACCGCTTTCAATTCCTCGACTGCTATGAGGCTTGTCTCATAATCGACCCCGGAAAATGTTTCTCCCCTGTCGAAATCTTCACCGTGTCTGTTGAAATGCCTGTGGTCGTCTGCTGCGAACTTTGAGTCGCGGGAAAATTTTCCGGTCAGAAGTCCCGACGCAAGAGGGACACGCGCCAGAATTCCAACCTCTTTTTTCTTTGCCAGGTCAAAAAATAACTCTGCAGGACGATGACGAAACATGTTGAAAATGATCTGGACGGTCTGCACTCCCGGATACTCGATCGCTTTGATTGCCTCTTCGACTTTTTCAACGCTCACGCCGTAGAAGCGTATCTTTCCGGCTTTTGTCAGATCGTCGAGGATCTCGAAGACCTCCGGCCTGTAATACACTTCCGTCGGCGGGCAATGAAGCTGGAGAAGATCGAGCGCGTCGGTGCTCAAATTTTTGAGACTG contains these protein-coding regions:
- a CDS encoding MFS transporter yields the protein MQTTTEKLAIKEKVGYALGDTAANLIFQTMVMFQLAFYTDTFGITAAAAGTLLVVVRVWDAIFDPVMGIVADRTKTKWGKFRPWILWTAVPFGIMGFLAFITPNFDAGGKLIYAYVTYIALMMVYSANNLPYSALSGVMTGDLGERTSLSSYRFVFAMIAQLIIQGLALPMVGYFGQGNGAKGYQYTMGIFSTLAVILFFITFSTTKERIQPDPAQKASVREHFRDLTRNGPWISMFVLTLILFITLAMRGSVVFYYFRYYMHAENYASLFSVFNVLGTCSTIIGIFFSKGLATRFGKRNVFIGGLLGTTIFTLLFVFLPPNAIVVIFGMEMARQFVYGFTIPLLWAMMADVADYSEWKNHRRATGIVFSAIVFALKAGLGFGGAITGFVLSLYGYVPNAEQSESALNGIVMTMSVFPAITFGLCAVCLFFYSINKQAEIQITTELAERRKSFAVQ
- a CDS encoding glycosyl hydrolase 115 family protein, with the protein product MKINVIILRSLFLAASTISLAATCLSQSTPNPESGTYVAHEKSPGSFPLASPGVLSPVIVSSKDFPGVLRAAKDLVNDIDRVTGSLPQFIVDTLPSVKEVVFAGTIGKDRWIDSLISLKKVDVKEIAGAWEAFSIQTVEKPFPGVDQALVIAGSDKRGTIYGIYDLSARIGVSPWYWWADVPVRHESNLTILPGRHLDGGPAVKYRGIFINDEAPCLSGWAAEKFGGFNSKFYVHVFELILRLKGNYLWPAMWGSAFSDDDTLNPRLADEYGVVIGTSHHEPMMRAQAEWHRYGSGPWNYEKNENVLKDFWTKGIRRMGENESVVTIGMRGDGDMPMTQGANIALLERIVKDQREIIGAVTGKDPAAVPQDWALYKEVQDYYDKGMRVPDDVTLLLCDDNWGNIRKLPSLGDPPRKGGYGIYYHFDYVGGPRNYKWLNTNQIERTWEQMHLAYAYGVKQIWIVNVGDIKPMEYPIQFFLDYAWNPDAIPAQRLPDYTKRWAAQQFGEEHSAGIAEVLAAYTKYNARRKPELLSPDTYSLTDYREAETVVAEYDTIAEKAQHIGDALPSEYKDAYYQLVLHPVLACSNLNELYVTVAKNRLYAKEGRAAANGLAQEAQALFEKDSAISYYYNKVMAGGKWDHMMDQTHIGYTYWQQPDKNSMPEVKRIGVRDAPSMGVAVEGSSASMPDGGTEAAFPPFDSFNQQSYYIEVFNRGGTPFRYSIETRDPWLKINKSEGTVEAQERLWVSVDWKNAPAGEHASSIVVTGPENSRITVHASINNISPAQQGSMAGFVESNGCVSVEAEHYSKAIGSSSVDWLTIPGLGRTLSGVTPEPVTSLPQVAGGTSPHLEYQMYFFDTGSVSVNAYLSPTLNFHNDRGLRYAISFDDDPPQTITMNGENSNRTWEQWVANNINISTSQHVIHHPGVHTLKFWMVDPDVVLQKIVVNAGGVKPSYLGPPESFLLRNKK
- a CDS encoding glycoside hydrolase family 3 N-terminal domain-containing protein, yielding MIEKLSHTAADVQLDLPDYKNPKLSVDDRVADLLGRMTLEEKIAQMICIWGQKKTILFDEAGKLNLKKLGHYLKDGIGQIGRISDTGGGQEAVAMAELSNKLQKFFVEETRLGIPVIFHEECLHGLAAKDATSYPQPIGLASTFNPQLVETIYSSVAEETRSRGAHQALTPVVDVARDPRWGRVEETFGEDPYLISRMGIAAVKGFQGDGTFSDKKHLIATLKHFAAHGQPESGSNCGPGNFSERVLRDTFLFPFKEVIRKANVMSVMASYNEIDGVPSHANRWLLRDVLRGEWGFEGFVVSDYYAITELNGKADSVSHAVAANKIEAAILAVNAGVNIELPDPDCYPNLTSLVRDGMIAESAIDELVAALLKYKFLIGLFDDPYISLDAVRHERRIEDNRKIALRAAHETMVLLKNDNGLLPLTKKKGSTIAVIGPNADRKLLGGYSGKPKYFTTVLQGIKEKVGGDVTVLYSEGCKNTVGGAWDEDVVTLPDPKENKKLIAEAVQTAKKADTVVLVLGDNEQTSREAWSNVHLGDRANLDLFGMQNELVASIVETGKPIVVLLFNGRPNSISEVAARIPAIIECWYLGQETGIAVADVLFGDVNPGGKLPISIPRSVGHIPCHYNHKPSSRRGYLFDDISALYPFGYGLSYTTFQFTNVRLEKPIIKADESTRVLVDVKNTGSRGGDEVVQVYIRDVVGSVTRPVKELKEFKKISLKPGESQTVSFAIAPEQLSFTNIAKKLVVEAGDFEVMVGNSSRDQDVTKVVLRVV
- a CDS encoding aldo/keto reductase; the encoded protein is MEYRKLGRTGWNVSAISFGAWAIGGTWGNVDDKESLEALHKALDLGVNFIDTADVYGDGRSERLVAALRRERKEKLFVATKAGRRLSPHTADGYNRKNLSLFVERSLKNLSTDALDLLQLHCPPTEVYYRPEVFEILDDLTKAGKIRFYGVSVEKVEEAIKAIEYPGVQTVQIIFNMFRHRPAELFFDLAKKKEVGILARVPLASGLLTGKFSRDSKFAADDHRHFNRHGEDFDRGETFSGVDYETSLIAVEELKAVCPAGMSLTQFALRWILMFDAVTCAIPGAKRKDQEEQNASSADLPPLSRQTMDAVRAIYERSIRKSVHHYW
- a CDS encoding endo-1,4-beta-xylanase; this translates as MKKNLVVLVGILAFGISNNAMAQTFLKDVFKNRFLVGAALNEAQFSGRDEKGAALAAAQFNTITPENVLKWEHVHPQPGTYAFASSDRYVEFGEKNGMVIIGHTLVWHSQTPRWVFQDSTGKPASRELLLERMRDHISTVVGHYKGRIKGWDVVNEALNEDGSLRDSPWMKIIGEEYMVKAFEFAHDADPNAELYYNDYSLENPPKRNGAVALIKKLQAAGVHVAAVGLQGHYKMDWPSMALVDSAIDAFASLGIKVNITELDIDVVPATQQRRSADVSANNYHAVNENLFAAGLPDSVQVELAKRYGDLFRVFVRHADVVGRVTFWGVADGNSWLNSFGRVNYPLLFDRNYLPKPAFDAVVKAGQKL